The genomic region CTTAGTAGTAATAATAGCCTTTGCAATTTTACAGAATGTAAATGAAGATAAAGAAAATACAAAAAATATCTCAGGATTGGTTATAAATAAAAAAGAATTCAATAAGGAAAACCAACTAACTATTGAGACTTTTGGAGAAGATGAAAAACAAATGAGGGAAATGATTTTTACAACAAAGGATAAAACCTTATGGAATAATATTGAATTGGGGAAATATTATTTTATTACTTACAGTGAAAAAGTTGTAAAGGGTAGTAAGAAATTAATAGTTGAAAAAGTAGAAAAAAATGATGCTTTTGGCAAAGCTTATTCAGAGTATATGAAAAGAAGGAAAGAAAAAGAAATGAAGGTGCAAAAGGACGGAAAATCTAATGAAGGAAATAATGATGATAAGAAAGAAGAAAAAGACAAACATATAGCAATATTTCCATCTACGGATAAAATATCTACAGAAGGATTAACTTTATTAGATAGTACAGATGTGGATTTAAATGGGGATGGAAAGGATGAAATTATAGAATTATATACTATTGCACAAAGAGATTCTAGTGGAGAGGTATTGTGGGATGATGGGCAGAAATGGTTTTTAATTGTAAAGGATAAAAATAAGGAGTATGTTTTATTTGATGAATATGTACAATTGGGAGTATTAGATTATTGGATATTTACCTCTAAAGATGAATGTTATATGGTTACATTACAAACAGGTTCTGCTGTTTTTAAATTATCTGAGTATTCTTATGTTGATCAAAAAGATGCTTTTGTTAAAAAGGATATGTACAATCCAGAATTTCTTAATGTTGTATATGGTTCTGAAATAAAATAGGTAATTATAATATTATGTTAATAAAATTTACTTTGTAATCCCCCTTGGCATATGATATGATATGAGAATATACAAATAACTTTTAATAGGTGAGATTATGATAAGGAGAGAAGGTATTGAATTAATAGAAAAGAAATTAAAAGAAATAGATATGTTGAATTATGATGTTTTAGAAGGAATGGCCGACTGGGTAAGAGTAATCGATAAATTCGGTATTATAATATATGCTAATAAAACTATGAAAAAAGATTTAGGAGAAGATATAGTTGGAAAGAGATGCTATGGAGTTTTGGGTAAGCAAAGTCCTTGCGATTTTTGTATAACAGAAAGAAGTATTGCAACAGGAGAAATTGTGCAAAAAGAAGAAAGAGTGGGAGATAAATATTTTTCTGTTAAAAGTTCGCCAGTTGCCGATTCAAAAGGGAATATTTACGCAGCAGTAGAGGTATTTAGAGATGTAACTAGACAGAGAATGTTAGAAAAAGAATTAAAAGAAAAGAATAAAAAAATGAAAAAGGATTTATGTTTTGCTAAAACATTACAAGAAAAGATTCTACCTAAAAAAGGTAAGTACGGGAATATAAAAATAGATCATATGTACAAGCCTTGTGAATTATTAAGTGGGGATATGTATGATGTATTTTATATTGATAATGAACATATTGGTATATATATAAGCGATGTAGTTGGACATGGAATTACAGCAT from Tissierellales bacterium harbors:
- a CDS encoding SpoIIE family protein phosphatase; the protein is MIRREGIELIEKKLKEIDMLNYDVLEGMADWVRVIDKFGIIIYANKTMKKDLGEDIVGKRCYGVLGKQSPCDFCITERSIATGEIVQKEERVGDKYFSVKSSPVADSKGNIYAAVEVFRDVTRQRMLEKELKEKNKKMKKDLCFAKTLQEKILPKKGKYGNIKIDHMYKPCELLSGDMYDVFYIDNEHIGIYISDVVGHGITASMMTMFVRQTVRAIKDDYRSPGKTLTELHKRFIDLDLDDDEYFTIFYGIFNNRTNEFKYANAGHNCIPILFNNEEIQLLKMKGYPISYIFNDIYYKESSIELKPKDKILFYTDGITEVKNEKKEEFGVERVIDSINHNRKDIIENLEKDVFKFNGGEQDDDFAVVLMRVLE